In the genome of Armatimonadota bacterium, one region contains:
- a CDS encoding DUF4239 domain-containing protein: protein MPFPPALLAVALFVGMLVCVGTGRRFSKNAKNRGDREPDAGLNIVEGSVFTLLGLVLAFTFSLAAGRLDARKDLAVDEANAIGTAVMRLDLLGEPGRTTLRRSFLAYTEARIEFNGALSGRGDLAAVTRRTSALQERIWTDTVAATDSNSRESDRVLLVPALNDVFDAAGARAVAARTHTPWLIVAMLFVLALLSAVLAGRVSEYHGWHPRLGGVVFALLVSFTVYVILDLDDPRNGLIRIDHVDRLLFETRESVKVKLGPQRR from the coding sequence ATGCCCTTCCCTCCGGCCCTGCTCGCCGTCGCCCTGTTCGTCGGCATGCTCGTGTGCGTCGGAACCGGCCGGCGCTTCTCGAAGAACGCCAAAAACCGGGGCGACCGCGAGCCCGATGCAGGTCTGAACATCGTCGAAGGCTCGGTCTTCACGCTTTTGGGGCTGGTCTTGGCCTTCACGTTCAGCCTCGCTGCGGGCCGGCTGGACGCCAGGAAGGACCTGGCCGTCGACGAAGCCAACGCGATCGGGACGGCCGTGATGCGCCTCGACCTCTTGGGAGAACCAGGACGGACGACGCTCAGGCGGTCTTTCTTGGCCTACACCGAGGCCCGGATCGAATTCAACGGCGCCCTGAGCGGGCGCGGCGACCTGGCAGCAGTCACGAGGCGCACGTCCGCTCTTCAAGAGCGGATCTGGACGGACACCGTCGCCGCGACGGACTCGAACTCGCGCGAATCCGACCGGGTCTTGCTCGTGCCTGCTTTGAACGATGTCTTCGACGCGGCCGGTGCGAGGGCGGTCGCGGCCAGGACGCACACCCCCTGGCTGATCGTCGCAATGCTCTTCGTGCTCGCTCTGCTCAGCGCGGTCCTGGCCGGCCGCGTCTCGGAGTATCACGGCTGGCATCCACGGCTCGGTGGCGTCGTGTTCGCCCTCCTCGTCTCCTTTACGGTCTACGTCATCCTCGACCTGGACGACCCCAGGAACGGGCTGATCCGGATCGATCACGTCGACAGGCTCCTCTTCGAGACGAGAGAGTCGGTCAAGGTCAAGCTCGGGCCACAGCGTCGGTGA
- a CDS encoding DUF2087 domain-containing protein, with translation MDVSRCLDKEGRILFWPMKKGKALRGPLLDLLVEEIPRGEKLTEPEVNEAIKAKIATMDHAYFRRILVETGRLDRTPYGDAYWRPGTLTGA, from the coding sequence GTGGACGTCTCCCGGTGCCTGGACAAAGAAGGACGGATCTTGTTCTGGCCCATGAAGAAGGGCAAGGCGCTGCGGGGCCCCCTACTGGACCTGCTCGTCGAAGAGATCCCCAGAGGCGAGAAACTGACCGAACCAGAAGTCAACGAGGCGATCAAAGCCAAGATCGCGACCATGGACCACGCCTACTTCCGGCGGATCCTCGTGGAAACGGGGCGCCTGGACAGGACGCCCTATGGGGACGCGTACTGGCGGCCCGGGACGCTGACGGGAGCCTGA
- the rpmG gene encoding 50S ribosomal protein L33: MAKKKGEKREIIRLVCTEDNKHYVTTTKNKQNTQEKLELNKYNPSLRKVTLHREKK, translated from the coding sequence ATGGCGAAGAAGAAAGGCGAAAAGCGAGAGATCATCCGGCTGGTCTGCACGGAAGACAACAAGCACTACGTGACCACGACCAAGAACAAGCAGAACACGCAGGAAAAGCTGGAGCTGAACAAGTACAACCCAAGCCTCCGCAAGGTCACTCTCCACCGGGAGAAGAAGTAA
- the rpmF gene encoding 50S ribosomal protein L32 has translation MPNPKRKFSHQRTAKRRTHYTTDLPEITSTKNVGGEPTAKNHCASPDGYYKGRRLPGFKD, from the coding sequence ATGCCGAACCCCAAACGCAAGTTTTCGCACCAGCGCACGGCCAAGCGCCGCACCCACTACACCACCGACCTTCCCGAAATCACCTCGACGAAGAACGTCGGCGGCGAACCGACGGCCAAGAACCATTGCGCCTCTCCGGACGGCTATTACAAGGGCCGCCGGTTGCCTGGCTTCAAAGACTAA